A region of Stegostoma tigrinum isolate sSteTig4 chromosome 3, sSteTig4.hap1, whole genome shotgun sequence DNA encodes the following proteins:
- the LOC125449871 gene encoding uncharacterized protein LOC125449871 isoform X1 encodes MYRTSTSDGLKSVGVAGDLNSQPILLTGQGSSRLREESKKKTKTPSKMGKTSFRYGGYIPKLQSRLGETYGNATLGLLSYEPGQPKAPRLTLTQTKALYNPQVPRHLLNRTYGHPEITTYAGQVQNTNIKNGYFYPRDGKYHFALKDCVYDNNPEATSAIQTIEELKQREMMECNRSDLIAPNISSRPKTAFAQDEIKPPDSCAFIPMIYEPSIDPCHPRKMDLFQTPDQKPVEQHSRIIYKPDSSLHPTYNGFVPGQQFKFGKNWGHSTYNALGIGEEKPQPPCPT; translated from the exons ATGTACAGAACCAGCACCAGTGACGGGCTCAAGAGTGTTGGAGTAGCCGGGGACTTGAACTCCCAACCCATCCTATTGACTGGCCAGGGTAGTTCGAGGCTAAGGGAagagagcaaaaaaaaaacaaaaacaccttCTAAAATGGGGAAAACGAGCTTCAG GTATGGAGGGTACATTCCAAAGTTACAAAGCCGGCTAGGAGAGACCTATGGCAATGCTACTCTTGGACTCCTGTCATATGAACCTGGACAGCCCAAGGCACCACGTTTAACTCTGACTCAAACAAAAGCATTGTACAATCCCCAGGTGCCAAGGCATCTGCTGAATAGGACCTATGGTCATCCAGAAATTACCACATATGCGGGGCAGGTGCAGAATACAAACATTAAAAACG GCTATTTCTATCCGAGAGATGGCAAATATCATTTTGCTCTGAAGGATTGTGTATACGACAACAATCCTGAAGCAACATCTGCCATTCAGACCATAGAAGAGTTGAAGCAACGCGAAATGATGGAGTGTAACAGGAGTGACCTGATTGCACCAAATATATCATCAAGGCCTAAAACTGCCTTT GCACAAGATGAAATTAAACCACCAGATAGTTGTGCTTTCATCCCCATGATTTATGAACCATCTATTGATCCCTGTCACCCAAGGAAAATGGATTTATTCCAAACTCCAGATCAAAAACCAGTGGAGCAGCATAGCAGGATAATTTATAAACCTGATTCTTCACTTCACCCAACCTATAATGGTTTTGTTCCAG GCCAGCAGTTTAAGTTCGGAAAGAACTGGGGACACAGTACTTACAATGCTCTGGGCATTGGTGAGGAGAAACCACAGCCACCGTGTCCCACTTGA
- the LOC125449871 gene encoding protein FAM166B-like isoform X2 gives MPFTLPLKTQDVFSTFDPNFMPGYGGYIPKLQSRLGETYGNATLGLLSYEPGQPKAPRLTLTQTKALYNPQVPRHLLNRTYGHPEITTYAGQVQNTNIKNGYFYPRDGKYHFALKDCVYDNNPEATSAIQTIEELKQREMMECNRSDLIAPNISSRPKTAFAQDEIKPPDSCAFIPMIYEPSIDPCHPRKMDLFQTPDQKPVEQHSRIIYKPDSSLHPTYNGFVPGQQFKFGKNWGHSTYNALGIGEEKPQPPCPT, from the exons ATGCCGTTTACATTACCTCTCAAAACACAGGATGTATTTAGTACGTTTGATCCGAACTTCATGCCCGG GTATGGAGGGTACATTCCAAAGTTACAAAGCCGGCTAGGAGAGACCTATGGCAATGCTACTCTTGGACTCCTGTCATATGAACCTGGACAGCCCAAGGCACCACGTTTAACTCTGACTCAAACAAAAGCATTGTACAATCCCCAGGTGCCAAGGCATCTGCTGAATAGGACCTATGGTCATCCAGAAATTACCACATATGCGGGGCAGGTGCAGAATACAAACATTAAAAACG GCTATTTCTATCCGAGAGATGGCAAATATCATTTTGCTCTGAAGGATTGTGTATACGACAACAATCCTGAAGCAACATCTGCCATTCAGACCATAGAAGAGTTGAAGCAACGCGAAATGATGGAGTGTAACAGGAGTGACCTGATTGCACCAAATATATCATCAAGGCCTAAAACTGCCTTT GCACAAGATGAAATTAAACCACCAGATAGTTGTGCTTTCATCCCCATGATTTATGAACCATCTATTGATCCCTGTCACCCAAGGAAAATGGATTTATTCCAAACTCCAGATCAAAAACCAGTGGAGCAGCATAGCAGGATAATTTATAAACCTGATTCTTCACTTCACCCAACCTATAATGGTTTTGTTCCAG GCCAGCAGTTTAAGTTCGGAAAGAACTGGGGACACAGTACTTACAATGCTCTGGGCATTGGTGAGGAGAAACCACAGCCACCGTGTCCCACTTGA